The Longimicrobium terrae genome includes a region encoding these proteins:
- a CDS encoding LLM class flavin-dependent oxidoreductase — MTTHLELGLDTFGDVTRTADGALVPHAQVIRDVIAEAVLADRVGVDFIGVGEHHREDFAVSAPEVLLAAIAGQTERIHLGSAVTVLSSDDPVRVFQRFSTLNAASGGRAEVILGRGSFTESFPLFGYELNQYNTLFEEKLDLFAAILEADRTGEPLTWRGTTRPPLEGQRVFPATDGGLKTWIGVGGSPESVVRAARYGLPLMLAIIGGDPRRFAPYVDLYHRALKEMGTPRLPIGVHSPGHVAETDAQAREELWPGYREMRNRIGAERGWPATTRAEFDREIESGSLYVGSPETVARKIAATAGALGVARFDMKYSSGPLGHDVLMRGVELYGREVIPRVREMMGATKATAAEPATAGAVGAYAG; from the coding sequence ATGACTACGCATCTGGAACTCGGACTGGACACTTTTGGCGACGTCACCCGCACCGCGGACGGTGCCTTGGTCCCGCACGCGCAGGTGATTCGCGACGTGATCGCCGAGGCCGTGCTCGCCGACCGGGTGGGCGTGGACTTCATCGGGGTGGGGGAGCACCACCGTGAGGATTTCGCCGTTTCCGCGCCGGAAGTGCTGCTGGCCGCCATCGCCGGGCAGACGGAGCGCATTCACCTGGGCTCGGCCGTCACCGTGCTAAGCTCGGACGATCCGGTGCGCGTGTTTCAGCGCTTTTCCACGCTGAACGCCGCGTCCGGCGGCCGCGCGGAGGTGATTCTGGGGCGCGGGTCGTTCACCGAATCGTTTCCGCTGTTCGGGTACGAGCTGAACCAGTACAACACGCTGTTCGAGGAAAAGCTGGATCTATTCGCCGCCATCCTGGAGGCGGACCGCACCGGCGAGCCGCTGACGTGGCGCGGCACCACGCGTCCACCACTGGAGGGCCAGCGCGTGTTTCCCGCCACGGACGGCGGGCTCAAGACGTGGATCGGCGTGGGCGGGAGCCCGGAGTCGGTCGTGCGCGCGGCGCGCTACGGACTGCCGCTGATGCTGGCCATCATCGGGGGCGACCCGCGACGTTTTGCGCCGTACGTGGATCTGTATCACCGCGCGCTCAAGGAGATGGGCACGCCGCGCCTGCCGATTGGCGTGCACTCGCCCGGGCACGTGGCGGAGACGGACGCGCAGGCGCGCGAGGAGCTGTGGCCGGGCTATCGCGAAATGCGCAACCGCATTGGCGCGGAACGCGGTTGGCCGGCGACCACGCGCGCGGAGTTCGACCGCGAGATCGAGTCGGGGTCGCTGTACGTGGGCTCCCCGGAGACGGTGGCGCGCAAGATCGCCGCGACGGCGGGCGCGCTGGGCGTCGCGCGCTTCGACATGAAGTACAGTTCCGGCCCGCTCGGGCATGATGTGCTGATGCGCGGCGTGGAGCTCTACGGGCGCGAGGTCATCCCCCGCGTCCGCGAGATGATGGGTGCCACCAAGGCCACCGCGGCCGAACCCGCGACCGCTGGCGCCGTCGGGGCTTACGCCGGCTGA
- a CDS encoding LytR/AlgR family response regulator transcription factor yields MTSRCIIVEDEPLALERLEGYVRQLPVLELLATFHDALEALAFLQTNAVEIVFLDIQLGGWSGIELLETSAVAGEVILTTAHPEYAPKSYDLKVADYLLKPFTFPRFVQAVERARGNLARREEPGARDILFVKTELRLERVRLDEVLYIEGVRDYRRIHTVHKRIMTLQTFGELERKIAADVVCRVHKSYMVALGRIESVERDRITIGDVLIPVSDTYRERFYALIGHRTQG; encoded by the coding sequence ATGACCTCACGCTGCATCATCGTCGAAGACGAGCCGCTGGCCCTGGAACGCCTGGAGGGATACGTGCGGCAGCTCCCCGTCCTTGAGCTGCTTGCCACCTTTCACGACGCGCTGGAGGCGCTGGCGTTTCTGCAGACGAACGCGGTGGAGATCGTCTTTCTGGACATCCAGCTGGGCGGCTGGTCGGGGATCGAACTGCTGGAGACGTCGGCGGTGGCGGGAGAGGTGATCCTGACGACGGCGCATCCCGAGTACGCGCCGAAATCGTACGACCTGAAGGTGGCGGATTACCTGCTGAAGCCGTTCACCTTTCCGCGCTTCGTGCAGGCGGTGGAGCGGGCGCGCGGCAACCTAGCGCGGCGCGAGGAGCCCGGTGCGCGCGACATCCTGTTCGTAAAGACGGAGCTGCGGCTGGAACGGGTGCGGCTGGACGAGGTCCTGTACATCGAGGGCGTGCGGGACTACCGGCGCATTCACACGGTGCACAAGCGCATCATGACACTGCAGACGTTTGGAGAGCTGGAGCGGAAGATCGCCGCGGACGTGGTGTGCCGCGTCCACAAGTCGTACATGGTGGCGCTGGGCCGCATTGAATCGGTGGAGCGCGACCGCATCACCATCGGCGACGTGCTGATCCCCGTCTCCGACACGTATCGCGAGCGCTTCTACGCCCTGATCGGCCACCGGACCCAGGGGTGA
- a CDS encoding histidine kinase: MKRGVVALLHAGYWAAYLLLLAVVLAALRLPLADSRPFVTSLLAARLGVLAVAPSLVAFYLAYLILFPRLLARRRIGALLAAWAAASTGAAALGTLGTCLAGAGGAACATSGEVAGLMALLAPVAALHAGMALVMRGFVGWYGDLRVKEELARRTREVETALLRARLDPHFLFNTLNNIDVLITRDAAAASAYLNKLCDIMRFVLYEARAETIPLTAELAYIEKYLDLERIRSANPRHVHYAVEGDPAGLRITPMIFIPFIENAFKHAVAARTGNTIDVAVRVDGGRVRFCCANRHRGAHGPALPSGGVGNAVMARRLALLYPDRHALDVSDRDDTYTVRLTVDLA, encoded by the coding sequence GTGAAGCGCGGCGTGGTCGCGCTGCTGCACGCCGGCTACTGGGCCGCGTACCTGCTGCTGCTGGCGGTGGTGCTGGCCGCGCTGCGCCTGCCGCTGGCGGATTCCCGGCCCTTTGTCACTTCCCTTCTGGCGGCGCGGCTGGGTGTGCTGGCCGTGGCGCCCAGCCTCGTCGCGTTCTATCTGGCGTACCTGATCCTGTTTCCCCGCCTGCTGGCGCGCCGGCGCATCGGGGCGCTGCTGGCTGCCTGGGCGGCCGCCTCCACGGGCGCCGCGGCGCTGGGCACGCTGGGCACCTGCCTGGCGGGCGCGGGCGGAGCGGCGTGCGCCACGAGCGGGGAGGTGGCGGGGCTGATGGCGCTGCTGGCGCCCGTCGCCGCCCTGCACGCGGGGATGGCGCTGGTGATGCGCGGCTTCGTGGGGTGGTACGGAGACCTGCGCGTCAAGGAAGAGCTGGCGCGCCGGACGCGCGAGGTGGAGACGGCGCTGCTGCGCGCGCGGCTGGACCCGCACTTTCTGTTCAACACGCTGAACAACATCGATGTGCTCATCACCCGCGACGCGGCGGCGGCGTCAGCGTACCTGAACAAGCTGTGCGACATCATGCGCTTCGTGCTGTACGAGGCACGCGCGGAAACCATTCCGCTCACGGCGGAGCTGGCGTACATCGAAAAGTACCTGGACCTGGAACGCATCCGCTCCGCCAATCCCCGCCACGTGCACTACGCGGTGGAGGGGGATCCCGCGGGGCTGCGCATCACCCCCATGATCTTCATCCCCTTCATCGAGAACGCCTTCAAGCACGCCGTGGCCGCGCGCACGGGAAACACGATCGACGTGGCGGTGCGGGTGGACGGCGGCCGCGTGCGGTTCTGCTGCGCCAACCGCCACCGGGGCGCCCACGGCCCCGCGCTCCCCTCCGGCGGGGTGGGCAACGCGGTGATGGCGCGGCGCCTGGCCCTGCTGTACCCGGACCGCCACGCGCTGGACGTTTCGGACCGGGACGACACCTACACCGTCCGGCTCACCGTGGACCTGGCATGA
- a CDS encoding ABC transporter permease produces MTASPLPALRAEWLKQRRSLAGWLILAGGLFTPSIIFALRLYQRRALPAMYAAPTFWEKHWTQSWESITIMILPMMGVLITALVAQIEFRNNTWKQVHATPQPPAAIFFAKLAVVLVLMAELFVVLNLGVYASAMLPALVFGHVDAPSTPVPAGLFLARSARFFVDCLPVVALQFGVALHFRNFMVPVGVGMAVWILTIGMFNSRVSYLIPFSYPGLDYMVDAGYRTGYGLPVSISAIALGAAAAFTLAGYAMYAGKKDRGS; encoded by the coding sequence GTGACTGCATCACCGTTGCCCGCGCTGCGGGCGGAATGGCTCAAACAGCGGCGCAGCCTGGCCGGATGGCTCATCCTGGCGGGCGGCCTGTTCACCCCAAGCATCATCTTCGCGCTGCGCCTGTACCAGCGCCGCGCCCTGCCGGCCATGTACGCCGCCCCCACGTTCTGGGAGAAGCACTGGACGCAGTCGTGGGAATCCATCACCATCATGATCCTGCCGATGATGGGCGTGCTGATTACGGCGCTGGTGGCGCAGATCGAATTTCGCAACAATACCTGGAAGCAGGTGCACGCGACGCCGCAGCCGCCGGCCGCCATCTTCTTCGCCAAGCTGGCGGTGGTGCTGGTGCTGATGGCGGAGCTGTTCGTGGTGCTGAACCTGGGGGTGTACGCGTCGGCCATGCTTCCCGCCCTGGTCTTCGGCCACGTGGACGCGCCGTCCACCCCCGTTCCCGCCGGGCTCTTTCTGGCCCGGAGCGCGCGCTTCTTCGTGGACTGCCTTCCCGTGGTGGCGCTGCAGTTCGGCGTGGCGCTGCACTTCAGAAACTTCATGGTGCCCGTGGGCGTGGGCATGGCCGTGTGGATCCTCACCATCGGCATGTTCAACAGCCGCGTGAGCTACCTGATCCCTTTTTCCTACCCGGGGCTGGACTACATGGTGGATGCGGGATACCGGACGGGATACGGCCTCCCCGTGAGCATTTCCGCCATCGCCCTGGGCGCCGCCGCCGCCTTCACCCTGGCCGGGTACGCGATGTACGCGGGAAAGAAGGACCGGGGATCGTGA
- a CDS encoding ABC transporter ATP-binding protein, which yields MYAMETCGLTHRFGGGDPVLRNVELRVPEGSIYGFLGPNGAGKTTTLRLVLGLLGQQEGTIHLFGRPLTGNRGELLRQVGSSIESPSLYAHLTARENLRIWQLVFRCPERRIGEVLSLVGLSGTGSKRAGQFSLGMKQRLSLAVALLHEPRMLVLDEPTNGLDPHGILEMRDLLLSLNRAHGTTIVVSSHLLAEVERLVTDVAIISRGTLRFQGPLAELMARREATSFITFDSGDNTRALEIIAAGGWTAVPHEGKVRVPALPPEEIGRINHRLALAGVSVHEITAGGTRLETLFMDLVQD from the coding sequence ATGTACGCCATGGAAACGTGCGGGCTGACACACCGTTTCGGGGGCGGCGATCCCGTCCTGCGCAACGTGGAACTGCGGGTTCCGGAGGGGAGCATCTACGGGTTCCTGGGCCCCAACGGCGCGGGAAAGACCACCACCCTGCGCCTGGTGCTGGGACTGCTGGGCCAGCAGGAGGGCACCATCCACCTCTTCGGCCGGCCGCTCACCGGCAACCGTGGCGAACTGCTGCGGCAGGTGGGCTCATCCATCGAAAGCCCCTCGCTGTACGCCCACCTGACCGCCCGCGAAAACCTGCGCATCTGGCAGCTGGTGTTCCGCTGCCCCGAGCGCCGCATCGGCGAGGTGCTGTCCCTGGTGGGGCTGAGCGGCACCGGGAGCAAGCGGGCGGGACAGTTTTCCCTGGGGATGAAGCAGCGGCTGAGCCTGGCCGTGGCCCTGCTGCACGAGCCGCGGATGCTGGTGCTGGACGAGCCCACCAACGGACTGGATCCGCACGGCATTCTGGAGATGCGCGACCTGCTCCTTTCGCTCAACCGCGCGCACGGCACCACCATCGTCGTGTCCAGCCACCTGCTGGCCGAGGTGGAGCGGCTGGTCACGGACGTGGCCATCATCAGCCGGGGAACGCTGCGGTTCCAGGGACCGCTGGCGGAACTGATGGCGCGCCGCGAGGCCACATCCTTCATCACCTTTGATTCGGGAGACAACACGCGCGCGCTGGAGATCATCGCGGCGGGCGGCTGGACGGCCGTGCCGCACGAGGGAAAGGTGCGCGTTCCGGCGCTGCCGCCCGAAGAGATCGGGCGCATCAACCACCGCCTGGCGCTGGCCGGCGTGTCCGTTCACGAGATCACCGCCGGAGGCACCCGCCTTGAAACCCTCTTCATGGACCTGGTCCAGGACTGA
- a CDS encoding NADPH-dependent F420 reductase — translation MDSGAEMKIGIIGAGQIGGTLAHRLSAIGHDVSVANSRGPATLADLAAATGATAVTVHEAARGAEIVVVTIPEARVPELPDDLFAGVPDEVVVIDTGNYYPRERDGRIDEIESGMTESRWVERQLGRPVVKAFNNIAAESLMERGSPAGRPGRIALPIAGDRPADVDAVIRLVDQLGFDGVNAGGLDESWRQQPGTPVYGTDLNAEALRRALAEASPDRPAGFRA, via the coding sequence CTGGACAGTGGAGCAGAGATGAAGATCGGGATCATTGGCGCGGGGCAGATCGGCGGCACGCTGGCGCACCGCCTGAGCGCGATCGGGCACGACGTATCCGTAGCGAACTCGCGCGGGCCGGCCACGCTGGCGGACCTGGCCGCGGCGACCGGCGCCACGGCGGTCACGGTGCACGAGGCGGCGCGCGGGGCGGAGATCGTGGTGGTGACCATTCCGGAGGCGCGCGTCCCGGAGCTGCCGGACGACCTGTTTGCCGGAGTACCGGACGAGGTGGTCGTCATCGACACCGGCAACTACTATCCGCGTGAGCGCGACGGCCGCATCGACGAGATCGAGTCGGGGATGACGGAGAGCCGCTGGGTGGAGCGGCAGCTGGGCCGGCCGGTGGTCAAGGCGTTCAACAACATCGCCGCGGAAAGCCTGATGGAGCGCGGCAGCCCCGCCGGACGCCCCGGACGCATCGCTCTCCCCATCGCGGGCGACCGCCCCGCCGACGTGGACGCGGTGATCCGCCTGGTGGACCAGCTGGGGTTCGACGGCGTGAACGCGGGCGGGCTGGACGAGTCGTGGCGGCAGCAGCCCGGCACGCCCGTGTACGGCACGGACCTGAACGCCGAGGCCCTGCGCCGCGCCCTGGCCGAAGCGAGCCCGGACCGCCCGGCTGGCTTCCGCGCCTGA
- a CDS encoding SET domain-containing protein: MRRPVLPVRRFLSVRRSGIHGRGVYARAPIPEETRIVEYRGERITTAEAERRYPDDFTGVHHTFLFAVDDDTMIDAAFGGNLARWINHSCDPNCEVVEEDGRLFIESIRDIEPGEELAYDYNYILPQRHTAKMKRRFPCHCGAPACRGTILGNKR, from the coding sequence ATGCGAAGACCTGTTCTCCCCGTCCGGCGCTTTCTGTCCGTGCGCCGCTCCGGCATTCATGGCCGCGGCGTGTACGCGCGCGCGCCCATCCCTGAAGAAACGCGCATCGTGGAGTACCGCGGCGAGCGCATCACCACCGCCGAGGCCGAGCGCCGCTACCCCGACGACTTCACCGGCGTCCATCACACCTTTCTGTTCGCGGTGGATGACGACACCATGATCGACGCGGCGTTCGGCGGAAACCTGGCGCGGTGGATCAACCACTCCTGCGACCCCAACTGCGAGGTGGTGGAGGAGGACGGGCGCCTGTTCATCGAAAGTATCCGCGACATCGAGCCGGGTGAGGAACTGGCGTACGACTACAACTACATCCTCCCCCAGCGCCACACGGCCAAAATGAAGCGCCGCTTTCCCTGCCACTGCGGCGCCCCGGCCTGCCGCGGCACCATCCTGGGCAACAAGCGCTGA
- a CDS encoding DUF6998 domain-containing protein, with amino-acid sequence MALTQMQLIQSLGEAMAWFEREINWDVPATELRHLCGRIGELYVAMITNGQMAPLVNQKGYAVVSALGERISVKTTAIADSGGHVTFNAKSLAFVDRVIVLRINTEEMQVETLLDLPVADAVARMSPESRGKRTISLSRLVKKPVHAAPVKAVMDVEFEGHRIRELETGTIEVFKGGTAITPVKPVLRELAVRLNVGLLNGSGNPMNTRQLGTQVIKSILELGEPRIGRL; translated from the coding sequence ATGGCACTTACACAGATGCAGCTCATTCAGTCACTGGGTGAGGCGATGGCGTGGTTTGAACGGGAAATCAACTGGGACGTTCCCGCAACCGAGTTGCGGCATCTGTGCGGCCGCATCGGCGAGTTGTACGTGGCCATGATCACGAACGGGCAGATGGCCCCGTTGGTGAATCAGAAGGGCTATGCCGTCGTCAGCGCGCTCGGTGAGCGGATCTCGGTCAAGACCACCGCCATTGCGGATTCGGGTGGGCACGTCACGTTCAATGCCAAGTCGCTGGCGTTTGTAGACCGTGTGATCGTGCTGCGGATCAACACCGAAGAGATGCAGGTAGAGACGCTGCTGGACCTTCCCGTCGCCGATGCAGTCGCCCGGATGAGTCCTGAAAGCCGCGGAAAGCGCACAATCTCGCTGAGCCGCCTCGTGAAGAAGCCGGTGCACGCCGCACCGGTCAAAGCGGTCATGGACGTTGAATTTGAAGGACACCGCATCCGCGAACTGGAGACCGGCACCATCGAAGTCTTCAAAGGCGGAACCGCCATCACGCCCGTGAAGCCGGTGCTGCGCGAACTGGCGGTGCGTCTCAACGTCGGCCTGTTGAACGGGAGCGGTAACCCGATGAACACGCGCCAGCTCGGAACGCAGGTGATCAAGAGCATTCTGGAGCTTGGCGAACCCAGGATCGGGCGTCTCTGA
- a CDS encoding sulfatase-like hydrolase/transferase, whose amino-acid sequence MQTSDAADGPGEHASNPASSGTDGGRSGMAGMNVVMFITDQDRRIQHFPPGWAEQNLPGLTRLQSRGVRFQNAFTNSCMCSPARATLMTGYFPAQHGVRYTLETSMDDPLLYDQVEMPVDFANLATVAAAAGYTPVYKGKWHLSKYPPRGQWEPRDVEKYGFGRWDPPDAGANQSIPEAGGGEPDNDGRFMLSRADADGSYEGALEYLESAAAGQQPFFLVVSLVNPHDVLFYPDTYIEAGYEDAWLKGDIGLPETVDEDLSTKPVVQREFLAMFNQTGSLDNHQMKLDYLNFYGNLIKASDQYLVDVLDTLDRTGLRGSTVVIRTADHGEMGLAHGGLRQKNFNAYEESLRVPLIFSSPALYDGPLESGALVSHVDFLPTIASLLHTPAEARAPWQGVDYSAVVLNPSHALPPQSYVVFTWDDWQAGQPNPPYLPPPNHIVCVRKAGWKLARYYDANGNVPEQWEMYDLNADPLEKTNLAWRGYQRTEREELAFLRLQRLMAEVEQTRLAPLPDTPVITSAETPRLDRLASGS is encoded by the coding sequence ATGCAGACGTCTGACGCCGCCGACGGTCCCGGCGAGCACGCTTCCAATCCCGCATCATCCGGCACGGACGGCGGGCGCAGCGGGATGGCCGGGATGAACGTGGTGATGTTCATCACCGATCAGGACCGCCGGATTCAGCACTTTCCGCCGGGCTGGGCGGAGCAGAACCTGCCCGGGCTGACGCGTCTGCAGAGCCGCGGAGTGAGGTTTCAGAACGCGTTCACCAACTCGTGCATGTGCTCGCCGGCGCGCGCCACGCTCATGACGGGCTACTTTCCCGCCCAGCACGGCGTGCGCTACACGCTGGAAACCAGCATGGACGATCCCCTGCTGTACGACCAGGTGGAGATGCCGGTGGATTTCGCCAACCTGGCCACGGTGGCGGCCGCGGCCGGGTACACCCCCGTCTACAAGGGCAAGTGGCACCTGAGCAAGTATCCGCCGCGCGGCCAGTGGGAGCCGCGGGACGTGGAGAAGTACGGATTCGGCCGGTGGGATCCGCCGGACGCGGGCGCCAACCAGAGCATTCCCGAGGCGGGCGGTGGCGAGCCGGACAACGACGGCCGCTTCATGCTGTCGCGGGCGGACGCGGATGGCAGCTACGAGGGCGCGCTGGAGTACCTGGAATCCGCGGCCGCGGGGCAGCAGCCGTTCTTTCTGGTGGTGTCGCTGGTCAATCCGCACGACGTGCTCTTCTACCCCGACACGTACATCGAAGCGGGATACGAGGATGCGTGGCTCAAGGGCGACATCGGACTTCCGGAAACGGTGGATGAGGACCTGTCCACCAAGCCCGTGGTGCAGCGGGAGTTTCTGGCCATGTTCAACCAGACGGGCTCGCTGGACAATCATCAGATGAAGCTGGATTACCTGAATTTCTACGGGAATCTGATCAAGGCGTCGGACCAGTATCTGGTGGACGTACTGGACACGCTGGACCGCACGGGGCTGCGCGGCAGCACCGTCGTCATCCGCACGGCGGACCACGGCGAGATGGGGCTGGCGCACGGCGGGCTGCGGCAGAAGAACTTCAACGCGTACGAGGAATCGTTGCGCGTCCCGCTGATCTTTTCGTCCCCCGCGCTGTACGACGGCCCGCTGGAGTCGGGTGCGCTGGTTTCGCACGTGGACTTTCTGCCCACGATCGCCTCGCTTCTCCACACGCCGGCCGAGGCGCGCGCGCCGTGGCAGGGCGTGGACTACTCCGCCGTGGTGCTGAACCCGTCGCACGCGCTGCCGCCGCAGTCGTACGTGGTGTTCACTTGGGACGACTGGCAGGCGGGGCAGCCCAATCCGCCGTACCTCCCTCCGCCCAACCACATCGTGTGCGTCCGCAAGGCCGGGTGGAAGCTGGCCCGCTACTACGACGCCAACGGCAACGTCCCCGAGCAGTGGGAGATGTACGACCTGAACGCCGATCCGCTGGAAAAGACCAACCTGGCGTGGCGCGGCTACCAGCGGACGGAGCGCGAGGAGTTGGCGTTCCTGCGGCTTCAGCGGCTGATGGCGGAGGTGGAGCAGACGCGCCTGGCGCCGCTTCCGGACACGCCCGTCATCACCAGCGCCGAAACGCCGCGGCTGGACCGGCTCGCTTCCGGGTCCTGA
- a CDS encoding PAS domain S-box protein, producing MSFQDIVPDRILLVSATDGAAELARFLRACGYDVAAVSRPGEGVPPSVEGCAELVVISGAPGAEPAARRDLGAGYDDIPVLRLLNEAESEPGEPAPDRSASLRAPYTQRELRTTIDLMICRNRVARTVHELDGFFSVSIDMFCFLDYNGYFRRLNPAWERTLGFTPAEMMAKPFIEFVHPDDRERTLVQNRDVRGGGQARGFSNRYLCKDGTYRWLLWNSAPAVEERTIYAVARDITARKLADDERERLVGELQSSLTEVRSLREILPICSYCRKIRDDDDYWESVESYISRHTRSRFSHGICPSCMATQVEPMFGPEEPV from the coding sequence GTGAGCTTTCAGGACATCGTGCCAGACCGCATTCTGCTGGTGAGCGCAACGGACGGCGCGGCGGAACTCGCCCGGTTTCTGCGGGCGTGCGGGTACGACGTGGCCGCCGTTTCGCGCCCCGGCGAGGGCGTGCCGCCGTCCGTGGAAGGGTGCGCGGAACTGGTGGTGATCAGCGGCGCGCCCGGGGCTGAGCCCGCCGCGAGGCGTGACCTGGGAGCCGGGTACGACGACATCCCGGTTCTGCGGCTGCTGAACGAGGCCGAGAGCGAGCCGGGCGAACCCGCGCCGGACCGGTCTGCGTCGCTGCGCGCGCCGTACACCCAGAGGGAGCTGCGCACCACCATCGACCTGATGATCTGCCGCAACCGGGTGGCCCGCACGGTTCACGAGCTGGACGGGTTCTTCTCGGTGTCCATCGACATGTTCTGTTTTCTGGACTACAACGGCTACTTCCGGCGCCTGAACCCGGCGTGGGAGCGCACGCTGGGCTTTACGCCGGCCGAGATGATGGCGAAGCCGTTCATCGAGTTCGTTCATCCCGACGACCGGGAGCGCACGCTGGTCCAGAACCGGGACGTGCGCGGCGGCGGACAGGCACGGGGGTTCTCCAACCGCTATCTCTGCAAGGACGGCACGTACCGCTGGCTGCTGTGGAATTCGGCGCCGGCGGTGGAAGAGCGTACCATCTACGCCGTCGCCCGCGACATTACCGCGCGCAAGCTGGCGGATGACGAGCGGGAGCGCCTGGTGGGCGAACTGCAGTCCTCGCTGACGGAGGTGCGGTCGCTGCGCGAGATTCTGCCGATCTGCTCCTACTGCAGAAAAATCCGCGATGACGACGACTACTGGGAGTCGGTGGAGTCGTACATTTCCAGGCACACCCGGTCGCGGTTCAGCCACGGCATCTGCCCCAGCTGCATGGCGACGCAGGTGGAGCCGATGTTCGGACCGGAGGAGCCGGTGTAG
- a CDS encoding DUF2171 domain-containing protein — MADASQIREHAEVVGSDGQHVGTVDHVDGNSIKLAKRDASAGGEHHWIPLSWVESAAETVRLNRTGAQAQEEWSDSAS; from the coding sequence ATGGCAGACGCATCGCAGATCCGCGAGCACGCGGAAGTCGTGGGTTCGGACGGCCAGCACGTCGGCACGGTGGACCACGTGGACGGCAACTCCATCAAGCTTGCCAAGCGCGACGCGAGCGCGGGCGGAGAGCACCACTGGATCCCGCTTTCCTGGGTGGAATCGGCGGCGGAAACCGTGCGGCTGAACCGCACCGGCGCGCAGGCCCAGGAGGAGTGGAGCGACTCCGCCTCCTGA
- a CDS encoding alpha/beta fold hydrolase, with protein MSSLKHLTVQANGIRMHVAEQGDGPVVLLCHGFPETWYAWRHQLPALAGNGFRAVAPDLRGYGATERPADAGQYSLFHLVGDMVGLLDALGAETAVIVGNDWGATLAWQAALLRPDRFRAVVASSVPMMTRSPLPPGKLFPATDDALFYTLYFQEPGVAEREFERDVRLTLRKLIFGASGDAGARVDGDGTPNPFRMVTRRDGLLAPLPAPESLPAWITEADLDVYAEAFAASGFGGALNWYRNLDRNWELQAALDGLTVRVPALYVVGERDVGLSIPGMRQIMDGMPALVPHLRDTVVIPEAGHWIQQEKPEEYNAALLAFLRTL; from the coding sequence ATGAGCAGCCTTAAGCACCTCACCGTCCAGGCGAACGGGATCCGGATGCACGTGGCCGAGCAGGGCGACGGGCCCGTGGTTCTTCTCTGCCACGGCTTTCCCGAAACGTGGTACGCGTGGCGTCATCAACTGCCGGCGCTGGCGGGAAACGGGTTCCGAGCGGTGGCGCCCGACCTGCGCGGCTACGGCGCCACGGAACGCCCCGCGGACGCCGGACAGTATTCGCTGTTCCACCTGGTGGGCGACATGGTGGGGCTTCTGGATGCGCTCGGCGCGGAGACGGCCGTGATTGTGGGCAACGATTGGGGCGCGACCCTGGCGTGGCAGGCGGCGCTGCTGCGGCCGGATCGGTTTCGCGCCGTAGTGGCGTCATCCGTACCGATGATGACGCGGTCGCCGCTCCCGCCCGGCAAGCTGTTTCCCGCCACGGACGATGCGCTCTTCTACACCCTCTACTTTCAGGAGCCGGGCGTTGCCGAGCGCGAGTTCGAGCGGGACGTGCGGCTGACGCTGCGCAAGCTCATCTTTGGCGCCTCGGGTGATGCCGGTGCACGGGTGGATGGAGACGGAACGCCCAACCCGTTCAGGATGGTGACCCGGCGCGACGGGCTGCTGGCCCCGCTCCCCGCGCCCGAATCGCTCCCCGCGTGGATCACCGAAGCTGACCTGGACGTGTACGCGGAAGCCTTTGCCGCCAGCGGGTTTGGCGGCGCGCTGAACTGGTATCGCAACCTGGACCGCAACTGGGAGCTTCAGGCCGCGCTCGACGGGCTGACGGTGCGCGTGCCCGCCCTGTACGTCGTCGGCGAGCGTGACGTTGGGCTCAGCATTCCGGGGATGCGCCAGATCATGGACGGCATGCCGGCGCTGGTGCCGCACCTCCGCGACACCGTTGTGATCCCCGAGGCTGGGCACTGGATTCAGCAGGAAAAGCCGGAGGAGTACAACGCCGCGCTCCTGGCGTTTCTCCGAACCCTGTAG
- a CDS encoding Rrf2 family transcriptional regulator, whose amino-acid sequence MRPDSRLARMSHVLIHMGLRGGSETSEVIALMLNTNPVVVRRTMAGLRDHGYVRSERGHGGGWMLARALDEITLLDVHRALGEPGIFAMGPSTDHPDCPVEGAVNGAVEDALRAAREVLLARLGEVTLADLARRVTAGE is encoded by the coding sequence GTGAGACCCGACAGCCGGCTTGCCCGGATGAGCCACGTATTGATCCACATGGGGTTACGCGGGGGAAGCGAAACCTCGGAGGTCATCGCGCTCATGCTGAACACCAATCCCGTCGTCGTGCGGCGCACCATGGCGGGGCTGCGGGATCACGGGTATGTGCGTTCCGAGCGGGGGCACGGGGGCGGGTGGATGCTGGCGCGAGCGCTGGATGAAATTACGCTGCTGGACGTGCACCGCGCTCTTGGAGAACCTGGAATCTTTGCGATGGGCCCGTCCACGGACCATCCCGACTGCCCGGTGGAAGGCGCTGTCAACGGGGCGGTGGAGGATGCGCTGCGTGCCGCGCGGGAGGTGCTTCTGGCCCGCCTGGGCGAAGTCACGCTCGCAGATCTTGCACGCCGGGTGACGGCTGGGGAGTGA